In Desulfovibrio sp. UCD-KL4C, a single genomic region encodes these proteins:
- the cysC gene encoding adenylyl-sulfate kinase has protein sequence MSFTLWFTGLSGAGKSSISSRVYEEIVKCNLAVELLDGDIIRNNFAQDLTFSKEHRDINVKRVGFVSKLLNKHGVISIVAMISPYAEVREQNRQLIEDYIEVFVDCHLDVLKKRDPKGLYRKAEKGIIKNFTGISDPYELPVKPERVVHTDHESLEESVAIVMDYLKKNTYI, from the coding sequence GTGAGTTTTACTCTCTGGTTTACAGGTCTTTCAGGTGCGGGGAAATCCTCAATTTCGTCACGGGTGTATGAAGAAATTGTAAAGTGTAATCTTGCAGTTGAATTACTTGACGGTGATATAATCAGAAATAATTTTGCTCAGGATCTTACATTTTCAAAAGAACATCGTGATATTAATGTTAAAAGGGTTGGCTTTGTTTCAAAGCTACTTAATAAACACGGTGTTATCTCAATTGTTGCTATGATTTCCCCCTATGCAGAAGTCAGAGAGCAAAATCGTCAGTTGATAGAAGATTATATCGAAGTTTTTGTCGATTGCCATTTGGATGTTTTGAAAAAAAGAGATCCAAAGGGATTATACCGAAAAGCTGAAAAAGGGATTATTAAGAATTTTACCGGAATTTCAGATCCATATGAACTTCCTGTAAAGCCAGAAAGAGTTGTTCATACTGATCATGAAAGCCTTGAAGAGTCGGTAGCAATTGTCATGGATTATCTTAAAAAAAATACTTATATTTAG
- a CDS encoding polysaccharide biosynthesis/export family protein: protein MKNLKFLFLILLAVFFAMISSNSFAQIISKSGYRLGPEDIIEISVWGDKELVREVVVRPDGGVSFPLAGDLKAGGLTVDELRQEIEKHIVEYVPNAPVTVILRKVESPKVYVMGKVNNPKVLVLGQKLSVVQALAMSGGLSPFAASGSIKVVSRLPDGTQKSVNFDYDEFADGSNLAQNVLLKPGDTVIVP, encoded by the coding sequence GTGAAAAACTTAAAATTTTTATTTCTCATTTTGCTTGCCGTTTTTTTTGCTATGATAAGTAGTAATTCTTTTGCTCAAATTATATCTAAAAGTGGTTATCGGCTGGGGCCTGAGGATATTATAGAAATTTCTGTATGGGGAGATAAAGAACTTGTTCGCGAAGTTGTTGTTCGTCCTGATGGTGGTGTTTCTTTTCCTCTTGCTGGTGACCTCAAAGCTGGCGGGCTAACTGTCGATGAGCTTCGTCAGGAAATTGAAAAGCATATCGTTGAGTATGTTCCAAATGCTCCGGTTACAGTTATTCTTCGGAAGGTTGAAAGTCCTAAAGTTTATGTCATGGGGAAAGTAAATAATCCAAAAGTTTTGGTTTTAGGACAGAAGCTTTCCGTTGTTCAGGCTTTGGCCATGTCAGGAGGATTAAGTCCTTTTGCTGCGTCTGGAAGTATTAAAGTTGTCAGTAGACTTCCTGACGGGACACAAAAATCTGTTAATTTTGATTATGATGAATTTGCTGATGGATCAAATCTTGCTCAGAATGTTCTATTGAAGCCAGGGGACACAGTTATTGTACCTTAG
- a CDS encoding tetratricopeptide repeat protein, which produces MRKLIILWVLVAVIFSVFTGCEQRREDFYNKAVEYYKQKKFTESRLELKNAIAIDPECGSCRLLFGKLALEEGNFQSAFANFKYAVEFDPSLIEAKVELSKLYLLAKDYDNASDMARNVLNVDSSNVKARLVLSSVLSERKKYDEAENLLTAALNEDPRNADIYLALSRLYYRQNSLDKAEAVLIKGISQIPSSTALLMNISALYRDRKEPQKAEKFVEKMLKSGNEEPRFILFAAQYYSSISMTKRAEELMSVLVSKYPEKDNYRVLYAQLLSASKKYDLAIATLKDGLHLNNASLPLRSALSSIYLNKGNQNEAVSVLEDGAAIDPEGGDNVVYRKKLATLYLNMNEVGKALEQLNLVVNRNPKDGEAHYLRGQIYLLEGEGREAVSEFRQVLRDNPQSAPAHVLLAKAHLANDEVGIAIENLKDAISLDAGYAPARETLINAYLDRKDWQQAILELQRLKEKRPDDINILAAIGDVYTMKGDYNLAKRTFTNIVTRFPKSSIGFLKSAELAIKEGKKNLAEQYYNDALNITPDSLVAIQGKIDILVDQNKYTAAIKFCNKMLKQYPDNARLYEMLGGVHSRRGHFAKAEESYFKAIEFAPNWLVSYMRIGDIYAAQHEIKKGIIKFENVVKKDETNPAPLFIIGLLYEKENNYKKAKDTYSRLLVKFPEFKLAANNLAYLLAEHFSDNAADIAQALKFAKIAASSQNPEALDTLGYVLYLKGDYEESLHVLNTALQIAPDFSAAVYHKALVFSRNGKKDEAKKMLTNLLKTQDNFPEKQQVKSLLVRL; this is translated from the coding sequence ATGCGTAAGTTAATAATTTTATGGGTTTTAGTAGCTGTAATTTTTTCTGTTTTTACAGGATGTGAGCAAAGGCGTGAAGATTTTTATAATAAGGCTGTAGAATATTACAAACAAAAAAAGTTTACAGAATCACGCTTGGAATTGAAAAATGCAATAGCTATTGATCCTGAGTGCGGCTCATGCAGGTTGCTTTTTGGAAAACTTGCGCTGGAAGAAGGTAACTTTCAAAGTGCTTTTGCCAATTTCAAATATGCAGTAGAATTTGATCCTAGTCTGATTGAGGCAAAAGTAGAACTTAGCAAACTTTATCTACTGGCTAAAGATTATGATAATGCCAGTGATATGGCTCGAAATGTTCTGAATGTTGACTCCTCGAATGTTAAGGCACGCCTAGTTTTATCTTCTGTTCTTTCAGAGCGCAAAAAATATGATGAAGCTGAGAATCTGTTAACTGCGGCTTTAAATGAAGATCCGAGAAATGCTGATATATATCTTGCTCTTAGTAGACTTTATTATCGGCAGAATAGCCTTGATAAGGCTGAAGCAGTTTTAATTAAAGGTATTTCTCAAATTCCATCCAGCACTGCGTTGCTTATGAATATTTCTGCTTTATACCGAGATCGTAAAGAACCGCAAAAGGCTGAAAAATTTGTAGAAAAAATGTTGAAATCTGGGAACGAAGAACCGCGCTTTATTCTTTTCGCAGCCCAGTATTATTCTTCTATAAGTATGACAAAGCGTGCTGAAGAGTTGATGTCAGTTCTTGTAAGTAAGTATCCTGAAAAAGATAATTATAGAGTATTGTATGCACAACTGCTGTCTGCAAGTAAAAAGTATGATTTGGCTATAGCAACTCTTAAAGACGGGTTACATTTGAACAATGCGTCTTTACCGCTACGTTCGGCTTTATCAAGTATTTACTTGAATAAGGGAAATCAGAATGAAGCTGTATCTGTACTTGAAGATGGTGCAGCAATTGATCCTGAAGGTGGTGATAATGTCGTTTATCGCAAAAAACTTGCGACTTTATATCTTAATATGAATGAAGTCGGAAAGGCGTTGGAGCAGCTTAACCTTGTTGTTAATCGAAATCCTAAAGATGGAGAAGCTCATTACTTAAGAGGTCAGATTTATCTTCTCGAAGGTGAAGGTCGGGAAGCTGTTTCAGAGTTCAGGCAAGTGTTAAGGGATAATCCTCAAAGTGCTCCTGCACATGTTTTGCTTGCAAAAGCACATCTTGCAAATGATGAAGTTGGAATAGCAATTGAAAATTTAAAGGATGCTATCTCGCTTGACGCTGGATATGCTCCGGCCCGTGAAACTCTGATAAATGCGTATCTCGACCGCAAGGATTGGCAGCAAGCTATTTTGGAACTTCAACGTTTAAAAGAAAAGCGTCCGGATGATATTAATATTCTCGCTGCGATAGGAGATGTTTATACAATGAAAGGGGATTACAATTTAGCGAAGAGAACATTTACTAATATCGTAACCCGTTTTCCTAAGTCATCAATTGGTTTTCTGAAATCAGCCGAACTTGCGATAAAAGAAGGTAAAAAAAATCTAGCTGAACAATATTACAACGATGCTCTAAATATTACTCCTGATTCACTGGTTGCAATTCAAGGCAAGATTGATATTCTGGTCGATCAGAATAAATATACTGCTGCTATTAAGTTTTGTAACAAAATGTTGAAACAGTATCCTGATAACGCAAGATTATATGAGATGCTTGGCGGAGTACATAGTCGCAGAGGCCATTTTGCTAAAGCTGAGGAAAGTTATTTTAAAGCTATTGAGTTTGCTCCAAACTGGTTAGTCTCCTACATGAGGATCGGCGATATTTATGCCGCACAGCATGAAATTAAGAAGGGGATTATAAAATTTGAAAATGTTGTAAAAAAAGATGAAACAAATCCGGCTCCATTGTTTATTATTGGTTTACTTTATGAAAAGGAAAATAATTATAAAAAGGCAAAAGATACTTATTCCCGCTTATTAGTTAAATTTCCAGAATTCAAGCTGGCAGCTAATAACCTTGCTTATCTATTGGCCGAGCATTTCTCAGATAATGCTGCAGATATTGCACAGGCATTAAAATTTGCTAAAATAGCAGCAAGCAGCCAAAATCCTGAGGCTCTCGATACCTTGGGATATGTATTGTATCTGAAAGGAGATTATGAAGAGTCTCTCCATGTATTAAATACTGCTTTGCAAATTGCTCCTGACTTTTCTGCAGCTGTGTATCATAAAGCTTTGGTCTTTTCTCGGAATGGTAAAAAAGATGAAGCTAAAAAAATGTTAACGAATTTACTCAAAACTCAGGATAATTTTCCTGAAAAGCAACAAGTTAAGAGTCTTCTTGTAAGATTATAG
- a CDS encoding lipopolysaccharide biosynthesis protein, whose protein sequence is MHQSLDVAYYLEVLRRRKTQFLTPAIVVFSLIVFMAFILPPVYKSTATILIEDQAIPQDLVQTTVTGFVDERLQSIAQVVLSNGNLLNIIKKFNLYPDLVGKYTTEEIIFKMREDIKFEPITAEVRNQYSGRPSSATIAFSLAYEGRRPQKVAQVANILTSLFLKENLKEREDKAKSTFNFLEHQLTELRSEIIELESKIAKFKESHVNELPELLVHNMNSMERLQNDMDKVLQQISSLKNRKVYLEGQLSTMDPNLRVISNEGIRFATSKEELEKLRREYITLTSKYSERYPDVISLKRQIALLDKKVNVVDNLDYIQREIKDKELELNVLSKKYSDKYPDVIVLKRQIDALKERLKESSQEDHFEPSPTVPDNPGFIQIQTQVTSTKLEIAEAERVYAGLGKKYLEYQQRVTDTPQVEQGYKILLRDYNNAQAKYQETNSRLMSAREAKGLEQSQLAEKFTLIDPPIVPEKPIRPNRILLVLVGFIIAFGVGIGVGSLFEFMDRSIRRSDELSEIVKLPILAVVPYWESPDEAKTTIHRKRFIIVSIFFAIVIALVAVHFLYMPLDIIGVKLFRKIVLNF, encoded by the coding sequence ATGCACCAAAGTTTAGATGTTGCATATTATTTAGAGGTATTAAGGCGTAGGAAGACACAGTTTCTGACTCCTGCCATTGTTGTTTTTTCGCTGATTGTTTTCATGGCATTTATTTTGCCACCAGTATATAAATCAACGGCCACAATCCTTATTGAGGATCAGGCTATTCCTCAAGACTTGGTACAGACAACAGTAACAGGCTTTGTAGACGAGCGCTTGCAATCAATTGCTCAAGTTGTTTTGAGTAATGGAAATTTACTTAATATTATCAAAAAATTTAATTTATATCCAGATTTGGTTGGTAAATATACCACGGAAGAAATCATTTTTAAAATGCGGGAAGATATTAAGTTTGAACCTATTACTGCAGAAGTAAGAAATCAATATTCTGGTCGCCCTTCAAGTGCGACTATTGCTTTTAGCTTGGCGTATGAAGGGCGGAGGCCTCAGAAAGTTGCTCAGGTTGCGAATATTCTTACCTCACTTTTTTTAAAAGAAAATCTTAAAGAACGTGAAGATAAGGCAAAATCCACTTTTAATTTTCTTGAACATCAGCTCACAGAACTACGTTCTGAAATTATTGAATTGGAATCTAAAATTGCTAAATTCAAAGAAAGTCATGTAAATGAATTGCCTGAGTTGCTCGTTCACAATATGAACAGCATGGAGCGACTGCAAAATGATATGGATAAGGTTCTGCAGCAGATTTCTTCACTTAAAAATCGTAAGGTTTATCTGGAAGGCCAGTTATCCACTATGGACCCTAATTTAAGGGTTATATCTAATGAAGGTATACGTTTCGCAACTTCTAAAGAAGAGCTTGAGAAACTTCGTAGGGAATATATTACTCTTACTTCCAAATATTCTGAGCGTTACCCTGATGTGATTTCTCTCAAAAGACAAATTGCTTTGCTTGATAAGAAAGTGAATGTAGTCGATAATTTAGATTATATTCAGCGTGAAATTAAAGATAAAGAACTGGAACTAAATGTTCTGAGTAAAAAATATTCTGATAAGTATCCTGATGTTATTGTGCTTAAAAGGCAGATTGACGCTCTTAAGGAACGGCTTAAGGAATCCTCTCAGGAAGATCACTTTGAACCCTCACCGACAGTTCCGGATAACCCTGGTTTTATTCAAATTCAAACTCAAGTAACTTCAACTAAACTTGAGATTGCAGAAGCTGAAAGAGTTTATGCTGGTTTAGGAAAAAAATATTTAGAATATCAACAAAGGGTGACTGATACGCCTCAGGTTGAACAGGGCTATAAAATCCTTTTACGAGATTATAATAATGCTCAAGCCAAATATCAAGAAACTAATTCAAGATTAATGTCTGCACGTGAGGCAAAAGGCCTTGAGCAAAGTCAGCTTGCGGAAAAGTTTACTCTAATTGATCCTCCTATTGTTCCTGAAAAACCAATACGCCCAAATAGAATCCTGTTGGTTTTAGTTGGTTTTATTATTGCTTTTGGTGTCGGTATTGGTGTTGGATCTCTTTTCGAGTTTATGGACCGTTCTATCCGACGGTCTGATGAGCTGTCAGAAATTGTTAAATTACCGATTCTTGCAGTGGTTCCATATTGGGAAAGTCCCGATGAAGCTAAAACAACTATCCATAGAAAACGGTTCATAATTGTGTCTATATTTTTTGCAATTGTAATTGCTCTGGTGGCGGTTCATTTTCTTTATATGCCACTTGATATCATTGGAGTAAAATTATTTCGCAAGATTGTTTTGAACTTTTAA
- a CDS encoding polysaccharide pyruvyl transferase family protein: protein MIDALLNLVTKNNPHAQINIVTGSNEASKEAQKKGLIPLEIWKHAFSPSRILQELKALSPDALVVVGADVMDGYYNSYLPLHAIMFADIASRLGARSVILGFSFNKTPSLLLKQVFELANPAVKINLRDSVSLDRFEAFCDHKTQLVADAAFYLEPKLKSKLADEVKEWVEKAHAENALAIVFNIHPMLFKKGSSKQVQNLIDAAARAIEAVSSSRSVRWFFLPHDFRKDVGDNDCLLPLAAELTKRGVGDNILTVEKNYTASELKAAVGQVDGVITARMHLAIGSLGMGRPVAAITYQDKFQGLFRHFNLPNWLLLSPQEILESDALEKMILRFLDENVEIKQCVENNLPSIMALSYKNFEFILAAAAQGES from the coding sequence ATGATCGATGCATTACTCAACTTGGTTACTAAGAACAATCCACATGCTCAAATCAATATTGTAACTGGATCTAACGAGGCCAGCAAGGAAGCACAAAAAAAAGGATTAATACCGCTTGAGATTTGGAAGCATGCTTTCTCTCCCTCAAGGATTCTCCAAGAGTTGAAAGCTTTATCACCAGATGCTTTAGTCGTTGTCGGGGCAGATGTTATGGATGGTTACTACAATTCATATCTTCCTCTTCATGCAATTATGTTTGCAGATATTGCCTCCCGCTTAGGAGCACGGTCTGTAATTCTTGGTTTTAGTTTTAATAAAACGCCTAGTCTTTTGTTAAAACAAGTTTTCGAGCTGGCAAATCCTGCCGTAAAAATTAATTTGAGAGACTCTGTTTCTCTCGACCGATTTGAAGCTTTTTGCGATCATAAAACACAACTTGTAGCAGATGCAGCATTTTACCTTGAACCCAAATTGAAAAGTAAATTAGCAGATGAGGTAAAAGAATGGGTTGAGAAAGCTCACGCAGAAAATGCATTGGCTATCGTATTCAATATTCACCCCATGCTTTTTAAAAAAGGATCTTCTAAGCAAGTTCAAAATCTTATAGATGCGGCAGCCCGAGCTATCGAAGCTGTTTCTAGTAGCAGATCTGTACGATGGTTCTTTCTTCCACATGATTTTCGTAAAGATGTCGGTGATAATGATTGTCTGCTTCCGCTTGCAGCAGAACTAACTAAAAGAGGGGTGGGTGATAATATCCTGACCGTAGAAAAGAATTATACAGCTTCTGAACTAAAGGCTGCTGTTGGTCAAGTTGACGGAGTCATCACTGCTCGAATGCATCTTGCTATCGGGAGCCTTGGTATGGGAAGGCCAGTTGCAGCAATTACATATCAAGATAAATTTCAAGGCCTTTTTCGTCATTTTAATCTTCCCAACTGGTTATTACTGTCTCCGCAGGAAATACTTGAATCTGATGCGCTAGAAAAAATGATTCTACGTTTTTTGGATGAAAATGTAGAGATTAAACAGTGCGTCGAAAACAATCTTCCAAGCATCATGGCACTGTCATATAAGAACTT
- a CDS encoding AAA family ATPase, which yields MYREFYGLKEKPFNILPDPDFFYLSPWHQQAITHIEYGLMNGDSLILLTGDAGTGKTSIIYKLVVDMSDDTIVGVVFNTAVAGESIVEMILGELEGPIPENPTPASCMAALQQFLLNIYTAEEKKVLLVLDEAQTLSDEALEQVRMISNLQAGKENLISILMVGQSGFRSRLRRARYSQIVQRIVVSAHLGRLREQEVSEYIYYRLRQGGVEDPSTIFTDEAVKKVYEYSHGVPRNINVICEGALIYGFADDIKPITGEVVENFSKERIEEGLLILPSTVDTYDSDVTAEYIEDLQRRVASLEKSQDIVKRTLIRIIKTIKRITQSK from the coding sequence ATGTATCGTGAATTTTACGGGTTGAAAGAAAAGCCCTTTAATATACTTCCTGATCCTGATTTCTTTTATTTAAGCCCTTGGCATCAGCAGGCTATTACTCATATTGAGTATGGTCTTATGAATGGTGACAGCCTTATTTTACTTACAGGTGATGCCGGTACCGGTAAAACCTCTATCATTTATAAACTTGTTGTTGACATGAGTGACGATACGATTGTCGGTGTTGTTTTTAATACTGCTGTTGCCGGCGAGTCTATTGTTGAAATGATTTTAGGAGAGCTTGAAGGGCCTATTCCTGAAAATCCAACTCCTGCGTCATGCATGGCTGCATTGCAGCAATTTTTATTGAATATTTATACTGCGGAAGAAAAGAAAGTTTTATTGGTGCTTGATGAAGCTCAGACTCTTAGTGATGAAGCTTTAGAACAAGTTCGTATGATTTCAAACCTTCAGGCTGGTAAGGAAAATCTGATTTCTATTTTGATGGTCGGACAATCCGGTTTTCGATCGAGACTTAGACGTGCTCGCTATAGTCAAATAGTACAGAGAATCGTAGTCAGCGCTCATCTAGGCCGACTTAGAGAACAGGAAGTAAGCGAGTATATTTATTATCGGTTGCGTCAAGGCGGTGTTGAAGATCCTTCTACAATTTTTACAGATGAAGCTGTAAAAAAAGTTTATGAATATTCCCATGGTGTGCCACGCAATATTAATGTTATATGTGAAGGTGCACTTATTTACGGTTTTGCGGATGATATTAAGCCTATTACTGGAGAAGTCGTTGAAAATTTTTCAAAGGAACGAATAGAGGAAGGGCTTCTCATTTTGCCTTCAACCGTGGATACTTATGACAGTGATGTTACGGCTGAATATATTGAAGATCTACAGAGGCGTGTTGCAAGCCTTGAAAAATCACAGGATATAGTGAAACGTACATTAATAAGGATTATTAAGACCATAAAGCGGATCACCCAATCGAAGTAA
- a CDS encoding polysaccharide biosynthesis tyrosine autokinase, with protein sequence MSKLLKAVEKAKRNKRIEEEKSWISKGDSHVEPFEVEESITVRKQVPDAKTCVGPYCNVTKNNEKDGTSCMVPSSFFKDDLVLDELNLAKNRILTKNSSPVFTDIYNLLRTQILHRTKKKGYNVLMVTSAMPGEGKTITSINLAISLAREVDQFALLVDTDMRDPSIHKYLGIEVDSGLTDYLLHDIPVPDLLIKPGINKLSFLPAGDPIRGSTEILGSPKLQDLIIEMKERYPDRYVIFDCPDLLNAPDALVFSSYVDGIIFVVEAGKTSRENVQKAMKLLEGRNIVGVVLNKTYKESLDVK encoded by the coding sequence ATGAGCAAGTTGCTCAAAGCTGTTGAGAAAGCCAAACGCAATAAAAGAATTGAAGAAGAGAAGAGTTGGATTTCAAAGGGAGATTCTCATGTAGAACCTTTTGAAGTGGAAGAATCAATCACGGTGCGTAAACAAGTGCCTGATGCCAAAACTTGTGTCGGACCATATTGTAATGTTACTAAAAATAACGAAAAGGATGGAACCTCGTGTATGGTTCCCAGCTCTTTTTTTAAAGATGATCTTGTTCTTGATGAACTTAATCTTGCTAAAAATAGAATTTTAACAAAAAACAGCAGTCCTGTGTTTACTGATATTTATAATCTTCTTAGGACTCAGATTTTGCATAGGACTAAGAAGAAAGGATATAATGTTCTTATGGTTACCAGCGCTATGCCAGGTGAAGGTAAAACCATCACTTCTATTAATCTTGCGATTAGCTTAGCGCGTGAAGTTGATCAGTTCGCTCTTTTAGTCGATACAGATATGAGAGATCCTTCAATTCATAAATATCTTGGAATTGAAGTCGATAGTGGACTGACAGATTATCTTTTACACGATATTCCCGTTCCTGATCTCTTAATAAAACCGGGGATTAATAAGTTGTCATTTCTTCCTGCCGGTGATCCTATAAGAGGTTCAACTGAAATTCTCGGTTCACCTAAGCTTCAGGATTTAATTATTGAAATGAAAGAAAGGTATCCTGATCGATATGTAATTTTTGATTGCCCTGATTTATTAAATGCGCCGGATGCTCTTGTCTTTTCGAGCTATGTTGACGGGATCATCTTTGTTGTAGAAGCGGGTAAAACTTCACGTGAAAATGTTCAAAAGGCCATGAAGCTTTTAGAAGGGCGTAACATTGTTGGCGTTGTTTTGAATAAAACATATAAAGAAAGTCTTGATGTTAAGTAG
- a CDS encoding undecaprenyl-phosphate glucose phosphotransferase, whose translation MDRKFRVPAAMLKPVHRILDATFGVGVLLVLYFSFWPEPFAEKSPQMALLIVTTIVLILSNFQMVGVYKDWASSDIISECNRIIIGVFFVFSTMLMLGYLFKVSSLYSRRVILLWLFIWPTVMCLERVLVKKIFFKWLLDNGGSTSVVIAGTGKIGASLADWVSDNPWAGIRVEGFFDTDDSHYEGSSFCLGSIEELPRYVKNNNIQLVYLALPMGEEPLLNELLHGLEDSTAQVFFFPDMSLFKHLMGGDVARVAGQAAIVLRSSPFAGVSGVLKRCEDLILGGGILIATMPVMLLIAIGLKLTSKGPVFFKQWRYGLEGEPFQIYKFRTMKVLEDGYDFVPATRNDARITRFGSFLRKNSLDELPQFLNVLKGTMSVVGPRPHAVKMNEEYRKFVPGYMLRHISKPGITGLAQINGYKGEIHTDEDMNKRISYDIEYLQNWSVFLDLEIIAKTIFNFAWRQ comes from the coding sequence GTGGATAGAAAATTCAGAGTTCCTGCTGCGATGTTGAAGCCTGTTCATAGAATTTTAGATGCCACGTTTGGTGTCGGTGTTCTGCTTGTTCTATATTTTTCTTTTTGGCCTGAGCCTTTTGCCGAAAAATCTCCTCAAATGGCTTTGCTTATTGTTACAACTATTGTATTGATTTTATCAAATTTCCAGATGGTTGGAGTCTATAAAGACTGGGCCAGTTCAGATATTATTTCTGAGTGCAACCGAATAATTATCGGTGTCTTTTTTGTTTTTTCAACCATGCTTATGCTTGGTTATTTATTTAAAGTTTCTAGCCTGTATTCACGACGTGTCATACTGCTTTGGCTGTTCATATGGCCGACAGTAATGTGTTTGGAACGTGTCTTGGTAAAAAAAATTTTCTTTAAATGGCTTTTAGATAATGGCGGCAGTACTAGTGTTGTTATTGCCGGAACAGGTAAAATAGGCGCATCACTGGCAGATTGGGTTTCAGATAATCCTTGGGCTGGAATACGCGTTGAGGGTTTTTTTGACACTGATGACAGTCATTACGAAGGATCTTCTTTTTGCCTTGGAAGTATCGAAGAACTCCCTAGATACGTTAAAAACAATAATATTCAGCTTGTGTATTTGGCTTTACCAATGGGGGAAGAACCTCTTTTAAATGAGCTATTGCACGGTCTTGAAGACTCTACTGCACAAGTCTTTTTTTTCCCTGATATGTCGTTGTTTAAGCATTTAATGGGTGGTGATGTTGCTCGTGTTGCTGGTCAAGCCGCAATTGTTTTGAGATCTTCACCTTTTGCCGGTGTCAGCGGAGTTCTTAAAAGGTGTGAAGACTTGATACTGGGGGGGGGGATTTTGATTGCAACCATGCCGGTTATGCTGCTGATTGCCATTGGGTTAAAGCTTACTTCAAAGGGACCTGTCTTTTTTAAGCAATGGCGTTATGGCCTTGAAGGGGAGCCTTTTCAAATTTATAAGTTCAGAACAATGAAAGTGCTTGAAGATGGGTATGATTTTGTTCCAGCAACGAGAAATGACGCACGTATTACACGTTTTGGATCATTTCTACGTAAGAATAGCCTTGATGAATTGCCGCAGTTTTTGAATGTGCTGAAAGGAACTATGTCAGTAGTTGGACCGAGGCCTCATGCTGTAAAAATGAATGAGGAATACAGAAAATTTGTTCCTGGATATATGCTGCGTCATATTTCTAAGCCTGGGATTACAGGTCTCGCGCAGATAAACGGTTACAAAGGTGAAATTCATACTGATGAAGATATGAATAAAAGAATATCATATGATATAGAATATTTACAAAATTGGTCTGTCTTTTTGGATTTGGAAATTATTGCTAAGACAATTTTTAATTTTGCATGGCGGCAATAG